From the genome of Desulfobacterales bacterium:
CAGGGGACAAGGCAGAGAGGGCCGAGGGTTGATGACAGAGGACTGAGGACAGAGGACTGAGGGCTGAGGACTGAGGACCGAGGACTGAGGACAGAAGACAGAAGACAGAGGGCTGAGGACTGAGGACTGAGGACTGAGGGCTGAGGACAGAAGACAGAAGACTGAGGACTGAGGACTGAGGACTGAGGACAAAAGACAATAACTGATAAGAAAAACAAGAATTACATTATGGTTCCGTTCTCTGTTTTTGCCTCGCGGATCGCCTCCCGGGCCTGCGGCACCGCCGGCAGGTAACAGGTAAAGGAACTGCCCCGGCCGGGTTTCGAGTCCACGGCCAGAGAGCCCCCGTGTTTTTTGATGATCGCATAGCTTATGGCCAGGCCAAGGCCGCTGCCTGTCTGCCTGGTGGTGAAGGTGGGGGAAAATATCCGGCCCAGATTTTCCGGGGCAATGCCGGTGCCGGTGTCAATAATGGTGATGGCAACATAGGGTTGTCCCTGCCTGAGCGGCAGCAGGGCGGCATGGTTGCCGGCGATCAGGTTTTCCGCGCGGACGGTGAGGACGCCCCCCCCGGGCATGGCCTGCACACCGTTTGTCACCAGGGAGGTGATCATCTGGCTGATCTGGCTGGCATCGATTTTGACCGGCCAGAGGTCTTCGGGGAGCTGAAACTCATAACGGACCGTGGCACCGCCCGGGACAGAGAGGACGCTTGCGCGGACCAGCTCGGCAACCGGAACAATTTTTCTGATCGGGGCGCCGCTCCGGGAGAAGGTCAGCAGTTGCCGGGCAAGGGCCTGGGCCCGCAGGCAGGCCTTTTCCGCCTGCTCCAGACGGCTTGCCGCCTTGCCGTCCGGTTCAGAGTACATCTTGGCCAGGTTGACGTTGCCGAGAATTCCGGTGAGCAGGTTGTTGAAGTCATGGGCAATACCGCCGGCCAGGATTCCCAGTGACCGGATTTCCCGGGTCTGGAGCAGTTCTGTTTCCTGTTTTTTCTCTTTAGTGATGTCCCGGAAGACCAGGACAACCCCTGTCATCTCATTGTGCCTGCTGATGATCGGCGCGCCGATCACCGAGATCAACCGCTCGGTTCCGGTTCTGTTGATCAGGAGCAATGGTTCGGTCAGCTTGATTATGCGGCCGCTGGCGAAAATCCGGTTGGCCGGGTCAAGGGTCGCATCCCGTTGTTTTTCGTTGACCAGCCAGAAGATCTCGTTGGCCGGTTTACCTCTCGCCTCTTTCTCGGTCCAGCCGGTAAGTTGCTCGGCGACCCGGTTCATGAGAATGATTCCGCCCTTGATGTCGGTGATGATCACCCCTTCGGCAATGGAGCGCAGGGTCACGGACAACTGTTCTTTTTCCGGGGATGGTCCGGTTGTTGTTTCCTCACCGCTGACACCGGCCCCGGCAGCCTCCTTTTTCCGCCGCAAGGCCCTGATCTCCAGGACCAGTTCGTTGAGCAATGCGGCAAGGGGGGCAAGCCCGTCCTCGACCCTTGCGGTCGGCGGGTCAACGGTCCTGTCTTGTACAGCCAGACGTGCTTGTCGGATCAGATCATCCAGGGGCATGGCGCTGTTGTAGATGGAAAGGTGAATTGAAGCCGGCGACCGGACCTGCCTGGGGAGGATGAACTCACATGGGTTCATGCGGTATGGCCGGTAATCAGTCCGATGATGATTGTGATGATAATTGTTTTTTATAGCGGCTGGTTGTCAGGCTGTCAAATAAAAGATGTTTTCCCGCCCGGCGCAGCCGGCCAAGAGCTTTTACGGGTCAACGATCACGAGGTGGTTGGTTCTCCTCCTTGCAACAAACACGGTTTTTTATAGATTTTCAGAGCAGAGGGTCTAGCCCGGCTGCGCCGGATAAGACCCTCTACGGTCCAAAGGTTTTTTTTGGGGGGGTACCCTCCTTGCAACAAACACGGTTTTTTATAGATTTTCAGATCAGAGGGTCTAAATATTGAAGCGGAACTCGATTATATCTCCGTCCCGGACCAGGTAGGTCTTGCCCTCCAGGCGGACGGTGCCTTTTTTTCGGGCCTCCTTGTAGGCGCCTCCTGCATCGATCAGGTCGTCATAGGCCAGGACCTCGGCCCGGATGAATCCCTTTTTGATGTCCGAGTGAATCGCCTCGGCCGCGTCCACGGCCGGGGTCTCCTTTGGAATGGTCCAGGCCCGGACCTCATCCTCGCCCACGGTGAAAAAGGAGATCAGACCGAGCAACTGGTAGGAAAGGTTGATAACCCGGTCAACCACTGAACTGGATATCTCATATTCCCGGAGATACTCCCGGGCCTCTTCCGCATCCATCCGGGCCAGTTCGCGCTCCAGTTGACCGCGAACCGTGATGCATTTTTCCTCTGTAACCGGTCCCGCCGCACCGGGGGCGGCCGCATTGTCGTCGTCGTTATTGAACAGGACCAGTACCGGCTTGGCCGACAGGAAGGTGAATCCCTTGAGCAGCGGCGCCCCGGCCAGTTCCGGGTTGCGGCGCAGGGGAATGTCCTGTTCCAGGGATTCCCGGCATTGTTGCAGGAGCTGTTCCTCCTTAATATCGATTTTACGACCCCGCCGGGCGTCCGCTGCCAGCCGTTCCAGCCGTTTTTCCACCACCAGCAGGTCGGCGAACATCATTTCCTGGTCAAGGTTGGCAAAATCCCTGGCCGGGTCCGGCGTCTCGCCGCCCAGGTCATCGAAGTTGCGGACCACATGGATCAGGGCATCGCAGGTCCGGACCCCGGTCCAGAGGCTTTCGTCCTTTTTCTGGCCCTGGGCGTAGATCGCGGCCCTGGGCAGCAGGTATTCGATCCGGGCATGGATGGTTTTGCGCGGGTTGTAAATCTCGCTCAACCGGTCGATCCGGGCATCCGGCACCCGGATGGTGCCGACCCGGTCTTCGGTCCGGGGCATGTTTTCTTCCGGGACTATTCCGGTGACCGCTTCGAATATGGTCGTTTTGCCCGACCCGGGCAGGCCGATAATGCCTAGTTTCATTGTCGTGTCCTTACGGAGATGGCGAAGTTTTTACAAGAGGCCCGTCTTTTATCCCTTTTCCTGTTTTTCCGCAAGCAATCGGCCAAGGAAATGGTTGCCCGCCAGGTCCGGGTCCGGTTACCGGTCATGAGCCGTCACCAGGACCGCGGCCCCGGTTATCCGGCCCTGGCGCAGGCGTGACAAGGCCTGGTTGGCCTGATTGAGCGGAAAGGGATGCACCTCGGTCCTGATCGGGATCCTGGATGCCAGGGCCAGCAGCTCCACCCCGTCTCCGCGGGTAAGATTGGCCACCGAGCGGACCATCTTTTCCTGCCACAGGAGCTGGTAGGGGAATGTCGGGATATCGCTCATATGGATGCCGCCGCAGACCACCCGGCCGCCCTTGCAACAGGCGGCCAGGGCAATCGGGACCAGTTCGCCCCTGGGCGCAAAGATCATGGCCGCGTCCAGTTCCGTGGGCGGCGCCTGGGTCGAGTCCCCGGCCCAGACCGCGCCCAGCCGGAGGGCAAGATCCTGGGCCTCCAGGTCCCCTGGCCGGGTGAATGCGTATACCTTTTTTTTCTCAAACAGGGCCACCTGGGTGATGATGTGCGCCGCGGCCCCGAATCCGTAGATTCCCAGGTGCTCGATCTCCTTGCCAGCCAGGCGGTAGGTGCGAAAGCCGATCAGACCGGCGCAGAGCAATGGCGCCCAGCTGACCGGGTCGACGGAGTCGCTCAGCTGGAAGCAGTACTGTTCATTGGCCACTGTATACTCGGCATAGCCGCCGTCCAGGGTGTAGCCGGTGAACCGGGCCCGGTCGCAGAGGTTTTCCCTGCCGGCCAGGCAATAACGGCAGCTGCCGCAGGTATAACCCAGCCAGGGTATGCCCACCAGGTCGCCATCTGCCAGCGAATTGACCGCGCTGCCGGTTCCGCAGACCGTGCCGATGATCTCGTGGCCCGGAATTAATGGTAGTTTGGGCCCTGGGAGTTCATTGTCAATGATGTGCAGATCAGTGCGGCAGACACCGCAGGCCAGGACCCGGACAAGCACCTGGTCCGGAGCAGGCTCCGGGACCGGCAGGGTGCGCGGGCATAACGGGCTTCCCTGGGCTTCCAGGACCATGGCCTGCATCTGTTCTGGGACGTTCATGGCATGTCCTCCGGTT
Proteins encoded in this window:
- a CDS encoding ATP-binding protein translates to MNPCEFILPRQVRSPASIHLSIYNSAMPLDDLIRQARLAVQDRTVDPPTARVEDGLAPLAALLNELVLEIRALRRKKEAAGAGVSGEETTTGPSPEKEQLSVTLRSIAEGVIITDIKGGIILMNRVAEQLTGWTEKEARGKPANEIFWLVNEKQRDATLDPANRIFASGRIIKLTEPLLLINRTGTERLISVIGAPIISRHNEMTGVVLVFRDITKEKKQETELLQTREIRSLGILAGGIAHDFNNLLTGILGNVNLAKMYSEPDGKAASRLEQAEKACLRAQALARQLLTFSRSGAPIRKIVPVAELVRASVLSVPGGATVRYEFQLPEDLWPVKIDASQISQMITSLVTNGVQAMPGGGVLTVRAENLIAGNHAALLPLRQGQPYVAITIIDTGTGIAPENLGRIFSPTFTTRQTGSGLGLAISYAIIKKHGGSLAVDSKPGRGSSFTCYLPAVPQAREAIREAKTENGTIM
- a CDS encoding YchF family ATPase gives rise to the protein MKLGIIGLPGSGKTTIFEAVTGIVPEENMPRTEDRVGTIRVPDARIDRLSEIYNPRKTIHARIEYLLPRAAIYAQGQKKDESLWTGVRTCDALIHVVRNFDDLGGETPDPARDFANLDQEMMFADLLVVEKRLERLAADARRGRKIDIKEEQLLQQCRESLEQDIPLRRNPELAGAPLLKGFTFLSAKPVLVLFNNDDDNAAAPGAAGPVTEEKCITVRGQLERELARMDAEEAREYLREYEISSSVVDRVINLSYQLLGLISFFTVGEDEVRAWTIPKETPAVDAAEAIHSDIKKGFIRAEVLAYDDLIDAGGAYKEARKKGTVRLEGKTYLVRDGDIIEFRFNI
- a CDS encoding zinc-dependent alcohol dehydrogenase family protein — protein: MNVPEQMQAMVLEAQGSPLCPRTLPVPEPAPDQVLVRVLACGVCRTDLHIIDNELPGPKLPLIPGHEIIGTVCGTGSAVNSLADGDLVGIPWLGYTCGSCRYCLAGRENLCDRARFTGYTLDGGYAEYTVANEQYCFQLSDSVDPVSWAPLLCAGLIGFRTYRLAGKEIEHLGIYGFGAAAHIITQVALFEKKKVYAFTRPGDLEAQDLALRLGAVWAGDSTQAPPTELDAAMIFAPRGELVPIALAACCKGGRVVCGGIHMSDIPTFPYQLLWQEKMVRSVANLTRGDGVELLALASRIPIRTEVHPFPLNQANQALSRLRQGRITGAAVLVTAHDR